Proteins encoded in a region of the Bombiscardovia apis genome:
- the rpsO gene encoding 30S ribosomal protein S15, with translation MALTTEEKNKIVAEYATHEGDTGSPEVQVALLSKRISDLTEHLKMHKHDHHSRRGLLLMVGQRRRLLDYLKKVDIARYRSLVERLGLRH, from the coding sequence GTGGCACTGACAACGGAAGAAAAGAACAAGATTGTTGCCGAGTATGCAACGCACGAAGGCGACACGGGTTCCCCCGAGGTCCAGGTTGCACTGCTGAGCAAGCGCATCTCCGACTTGACCGAGCATTTGAAGATGCACAAGCACGATCACCACTCTCGTCGTGGTCTGCTGCTTATGGTTGGTCAGCGTCGTCGTCTGCTTGACTACTTGAAGAAGGTAGACATCGCGCGCTACCGCTCTTTGGTTGAGCGTCTTGGACTGCGCCACTAG
- a CDS encoding LemA family protein, producing the protein MRTLLIILIAIVVIAVLLVLWGISVYNGLIDLRNRVKNGWSQIDVLLKQRSDLVPNLVETVKGYAGHESGTLTAVTQARSGAVQAAAASTPSSSQAVAQRAQAENKLSSALFNLMATVEAYPDLKANQNFMSLQNQLSDLEQKIAYARQFYNDVTQKYNTRIQTVPSNIIAGLFHFEQSQYFEAEPEAKQAPKVDFSNGASSSGQ; encoded by the coding sequence ATGCGTACACTACTTATTATCCTCATTGCGATTGTGGTCATCGCCGTTCTCTTGGTGCTGTGGGGTATCAGCGTCTACAACGGTCTGATTGATTTGCGTAATCGCGTTAAAAACGGCTGGTCTCAAATCGACGTGCTCTTGAAGCAGCGCTCCGATTTAGTGCCCAATCTTGTAGAAACTGTCAAAGGCTATGCCGGTCATGAATCTGGCACGCTTACGGCAGTTACCCAGGCCCGCTCTGGTGCTGTGCAAGCGGCCGCAGCCTCGACACCTTCAAGTTCGCAGGCGGTAGCCCAGCGCGCTCAAGCAGAAAACAAGCTGAGCAGCGCCCTCTTCAACTTGATGGCAACCGTCGAGGCATACCCTGATTTGAAGGCCAACCAGAACTTTATGAGCCTACAAAATCAGCTCTCCGATTTGGAACAGAAGATTGCTTACGCCCGCCAGTTCTACAACGATGTGACGCAGAAGTACAATACGCGCATCCAGACTGTGCCGAGCAATATTATTGCAGGCCTCTTCCACTTTGAGCAGTCTCAATACTTCGAGGCCGAGCCCGAAGCTAAGCAGGCTCCCAAGGTTGATTTTAGTAATGGGGCAAGCTCTTCGGGGCAGTGA